In Luteimonas viscosa, the following proteins share a genomic window:
- a CDS encoding M13 family metallopeptidase, with the protein MLLSLAVTLAVSACQRESAPAAATATAPADAPAAREMTLDESKLPPFNQFQVEDLDTSKNACTDFAGYANAKFLAANPIPGDRTSWGAFEMLDERSTAVQQQLAEQAAADADATGVEKLVGDFWATGMDEAKINAQGIEPLRDELARIDALSDSAGIVAWLRETAAKGQGFLIGVGAMPDFKDSSINIAATGQGGLGLPDTPYYKDADKQDIRDAYVAHIAKVLELSGVPAAEAATQANDVLAFETRLAAASKSRAEFSRDVSLYYNPMPVADADKLTPNFSWTEFFEAQGVEQPGTFSVSVPDYFREVDAMLADVPVDQWKSYLRFHVVDGASPYLSDAFVQQHYDFHNRTLSGQKELEPRWKRVLGTIDGQVGEAMGQLYVKVAFPPESKAKMEALVANLGEALKARIQNLEWMSEETKAKALEKQAAFTTKIGYTDKWRDWNGLETGRESYLDNVLAAQEFNYRWQIGKIGEPVDKTEWAMPPQMVNAYYNPLQNEIVFPAAILQPPFFDPDATDEMNYGGIGAVIGHEMSHGYDDQGSRFGPTGKFENWWTEADAAAFKERTGKLVAQFDGYRTSDGRALNGTHTLGENIGDLGGLATAYDAMKKATAGTPDPMTDGLTRDQRFFLNWATVWRRNFTPEELSKRLVTDEHALAEFRAIGAPSNLPAFAAAFGCKPGDAMVRDGDRQVVIW; encoded by the coding sequence CTGCTGTTGTCCCTCGCCGTGACGCTGGCCGTGAGCGCCTGCCAGCGCGAGTCCGCCCCGGCCGCGGCCACCGCCACCGCGCCGGCCGACGCCCCCGCCGCGCGCGAGATGACCCTCGACGAGAGCAAGCTGCCCCCGTTCAACCAGTTCCAGGTCGAGGACCTCGACACCTCGAAGAACGCCTGCACCGATTTCGCCGGCTATGCCAACGCGAAATTCCTCGCCGCCAACCCGATCCCGGGCGACCGCACCAGCTGGGGCGCGTTCGAGATGCTCGACGAGCGCTCCACGGCGGTGCAGCAGCAGCTCGCCGAACAGGCCGCCGCCGATGCCGACGCCACCGGGGTCGAGAAGCTGGTCGGCGATTTCTGGGCCACCGGCATGGACGAGGCGAAGATCAACGCCCAGGGCATCGAACCGCTCCGGGACGAGCTGGCGCGCATCGACGCGCTGTCCGACAGCGCCGGCATCGTGGCCTGGCTGCGCGAGACCGCCGCGAAGGGCCAGGGCTTCCTGATCGGTGTCGGCGCGATGCCCGACTTCAAGGACTCCAGCATCAACATCGCCGCCACCGGCCAGGGCGGACTCGGCCTGCCCGACACGCCGTACTACAAGGATGCCGACAAGCAGGACATCCGCGATGCCTACGTCGCGCACATTGCCAAGGTCCTCGAGCTCTCGGGCGTGCCCGCCGCCGAGGCGGCGACGCAGGCGAACGACGTGCTGGCGTTCGAGACCCGGCTCGCGGCCGCATCGAAGTCGCGTGCCGAGTTCTCGCGCGACGTGTCGCTCTACTACAACCCGATGCCGGTGGCCGATGCCGACAAGCTGACGCCCAACTTCTCCTGGACGGAGTTCTTCGAAGCCCAGGGTGTCGAGCAGCCCGGGACCTTCTCGGTCTCGGTGCCGGATTACTTCCGCGAGGTGGACGCGATGCTGGCAGACGTGCCGGTCGACCAGTGGAAGAGCTACCTGCGCTTCCACGTCGTCGACGGCGCCTCGCCCTACCTGTCAGACGCCTTCGTGCAGCAGCACTACGACTTCCACAACAGGACCCTCAGCGGCCAGAAGGAGCTCGAACCGCGCTGGAAGCGCGTGCTCGGCACGATCGACGGCCAGGTCGGCGAGGCCATGGGCCAGCTGTACGTGAAGGTCGCCTTCCCGCCCGAGTCCAAGGCCAAGATGGAAGCGCTGGTCGCCAACCTGGGCGAGGCGCTGAAGGCGCGCATCCAGAACCTGGAATGGATGAGCGAGGAGACCAAGGCCAAGGCGCTGGAGAAGCAGGCCGCCTTCACCACCAAGATCGGCTACACCGACAAGTGGCGCGACTGGAACGGCCTGGAAACCGGGCGCGAGAGCTACCTGGACAACGTGCTGGCCGCGCAGGAATTCAACTACAGGTGGCAGATCGGCAAGATCGGCGAGCCGGTCGACAAGACCGAGTGGGCGATGCCGCCGCAGATGGTCAATGCCTACTACAACCCGCTGCAGAACGAGATCGTGTTCCCGGCCGCGATCCTGCAGCCGCCGTTCTTCGATCCGGATGCGACCGACGAGATGAACTATGGCGGCATCGGCGCGGTGATCGGCCACGAAATGAGCCACGGCTACGACGACCAGGGCAGCCGCTTCGGCCCGACAGGAAAGTTCGAGAACTGGTGGACCGAAGCGGACGCGGCCGCGTTCAAGGAGCGCACCGGCAAGCTGGTCGCGCAGTTCGATGGCTACAGGACCAGCGATGGCCGCGCACTCAACGGCACCCATACGCTGGGTGAAAACATCGGCGACCTCGGCGGCCTGGCCACGGCCTACGACGCGATGAAGAAGGCCACCGCCGGCACGCCCGACCCGATGACCGACGGCCTGACCCGCGACCAGCGCTTCTTCCTCAACTGGGCCACGGTATGGCGCCGCAACTTCACGCCGGAAGAGCTGAGCAAGCGCCTGGTCACCGACGAGCACGCGCTGGCGGAGTTCCGGGCGATCGGCGCGCCCTCCAACCTGCCGGCCTTCGCGGCGGCGTTCGGCTGCAAGCCGGGCGACGCGATGGTGCGCGACGGCGACCGCCAGGTCGTGATCTGGTAG
- a CDS encoding M13 family metallopeptidase: MPIHKPLAVALAASLVLALASPDADAQRKRRSSKPAAPAITACSDFYGFVNKDWLTANTIVSGSGSVSALGHMQQRALLQQRALLDDAVLNPQNDVQKLLGDFWVSGIDEAALERDGAQPIATLLSRINAIKRSKDIAPSIAALHQVGIPVVFNFTADLDLADLDRHVGYFSQGGLALPDPAYYTREDADTRALLGRYTEYVEKILALTGTPQEQLKTEMAQVIDLETRIARASRPITALRDPRENYALVPTEGLAKQFRNLQLGNYLQSQGVSDDSVSMAHADYFTQVDTLVRTLKPAQWKAYLRYQIGNAMAPYLAKDFRDAHFSFHGRVLRGQTAPPLRDVQVLDAINRAAGPMLAREYVARYLPGTTRSRAGTIAADVRAALARAVDRNSWMSDAARAEARAKLEKLTIEIGAPERDIDYTVQPMGRSSFGSNMLIASTWHRREEMRRIGIGNAQRRWDVLPQQPALAYDLAHNRLIVSAAALQAPVLDMEQETAAQYGSFGALVGHELSRAIDSRGQLVDAAGNVRSWWTPADEAAFGARTNQLAAQYSTYDYPATNALKVDGNLTRDENAADLAAVELALDALANAQPELDDEGRESFFRSWAALWREQLSPETAAQAVATRAQAPGRWRANGPLVNLPAFAETFKCKAGNAMLRKPEEQVSIWR; encoded by the coding sequence ATGCCGATCCACAAGCCGCTTGCCGTCGCCCTTGCCGCCAGCCTCGTCCTGGCCCTGGCGTCCCCCGATGCCGACGCCCAGCGCAAGCGCCGCTCCAGCAAGCCGGCGGCGCCGGCGATCACCGCCTGCAGCGACTTCTACGGCTTCGTCAACAAGGACTGGCTGACGGCCAACACCATCGTCAGCGGCAGCGGCAGCGTGTCGGCGCTCGGGCACATGCAGCAACGCGCCCTGTTGCAGCAGCGCGCCCTGCTCGACGACGCGGTGCTGAACCCGCAGAACGACGTGCAGAAGCTGCTCGGCGACTTCTGGGTGAGCGGCATCGACGAGGCCGCGCTGGAACGCGACGGCGCGCAGCCGATCGCCACCCTGCTCTCGCGCATCAACGCGATCAAGCGCAGCAAGGACATCGCCCCGTCGATCGCGGCGCTGCACCAGGTCGGCATCCCGGTGGTGTTCAACTTCACCGCGGACCTCGACCTGGCGGACCTCGACCGCCACGTCGGCTACTTCTCGCAGGGCGGCCTGGCGCTGCCCGACCCGGCCTACTACACCCGCGAGGACGCCGACACCCGCGCCCTGCTCGGCCGCTACACCGAGTACGTGGAGAAGATCCTCGCCCTCACCGGCACGCCGCAGGAACAGCTGAAGACGGAGATGGCGCAGGTCATCGACCTGGAGACGCGCATCGCGCGCGCATCGCGCCCGATCACCGCGCTGCGCGACCCGCGCGAGAACTACGCCCTGGTGCCGACCGAAGGACTGGCCAAGCAGTTCCGCAACCTGCAGCTGGGCAATTACCTCCAGTCGCAGGGCGTGAGCGACGACAGCGTCTCGATGGCCCACGCCGACTACTTCACCCAGGTCGACACACTGGTCCGCACGCTCAAGCCGGCGCAATGGAAGGCCTACCTGCGCTACCAGATCGGCAACGCGATGGCGCCGTACCTGGCGAAGGATTTCCGCGACGCGCATTTCTCGTTCCACGGACGCGTGCTGCGCGGGCAGACCGCGCCGCCGCTGCGCGACGTCCAGGTGCTCGATGCGATCAACCGCGCCGCCGGCCCGATGCTGGCGCGCGAATACGTGGCGCGCTACCTGCCCGGGACCACGCGCTCGCGCGCCGGGACGATCGCGGCCGACGTTCGCGCCGCCCTCGCCCGCGCGGTCGACCGCAACAGCTGGATGTCCGACGCCGCGCGCGCCGAGGCCCGCGCCAAGCTGGAGAAGCTGACCATCGAGATCGGCGCCCCGGAGCGCGACATCGACTACACCGTGCAGCCGATGGGCCGCTCCAGCTTCGGCAGCAACATGCTGATCGCGTCGACCTGGCATCGTCGCGAGGAAATGCGCCGCATCGGCATCGGCAACGCCCAGCGCCGCTGGGACGTGCTGCCGCAGCAACCGGCGCTGGCCTACGACCTCGCCCACAACCGGCTGATCGTCTCGGCCGCGGCGTTGCAGGCGCCGGTGCTGGACATGGAGCAGGAGACCGCCGCCCAGTACGGCAGCTTCGGCGCCCTGGTCGGGCACGAGCTCAGCCGCGCCATCGACAGCAGGGGACAGCTGGTGGACGCCGCCGGCAACGTGCGCAGCTGGTGGACCCCGGCCGACGAGGCCGCGTTCGGTGCGCGCACGAACCAGCTCGCCGCCCAGTACTCGACCTACGACTACCCCGCGACGAACGCCTTGAAGGTCGACGGCAACCTGACCCGCGACGAGAACGCGGCCGACCTGGCCGCAGTCGAACTGGCGCTCGACGCACTCGCGAACGCGCAGCCCGAACTCGACGACGAGGGTCGCGAATCGTTCTTCCGTTCGTGGGCAGCGCTGTGGCGCGAACAGTTGTCGCCCGAAACCGCGGCCCAGGCGGTAGCCACGCGCGCACAGGCGCCGGGAAGGTGGCGCGCGAACGGGCCCCTGGTCAACCTGCCCGCGTTCGCCGAGACCTTCAAGTGCAAGGCCGGCAACGCGATGCTGCGCAAGCCCGAGGAGCAGGTTTCGATCTGGCGGTAG
- a CDS encoding ABC transporter permease/M1 family aminopeptidase, which produces MILEFFRFELREQLRSPLLWFLAVLFALLGFGAAASDAVQLGGGIGNVHRNAPIVVAQWLTVFTLLGMLIVPIFVSAALLRDFEQGTAELFFASPIRRRDYLMGRLAAAMLASVVVYLVIALGIFVAQFMPWIDEARLGPASLRPYLWAFAVMVLPNLAFTGGLLALLAALTRSILWVYLGVIGFFVLYGVSAALMRDLDNVWLATLLEPLGIRAFARTIRYWSAEERNTGLPALAGYLLANRALWIALGLALFAATFALFRTERTGTGRGLWRRKARNLMPAEIPPPTVPAPAPPRVAPSFGRGTALHQFLHQVRFDTSGVLRSVPFLVMLAFGLANFIPTALSIQSMYGTDVYPVTSRMLDALRGSFSFLLVIIVMFYAGELVWKERAAKIHEVTDAAPFPGWVPLAAKFCVIVAVVLLFHAIGMLASIAIQLAKGFTAIEPALYGKALLLDSVPFVLMGGMGLVLQVLANNKFIGYGLLVLVVLSQIVLGVLDFTHNLYTFGSWPNAPYSDMNGYGHFLAGQLWFQGYWGVLLLALLLLSAGLWVRGVDQGWRQRRAQLRARMRGGLGVAFVAALAGFAGIGAWLFWNTNVRNEYISPEGQLDLMARYEKEYKQYEQLPQPKIVASRPLVDLRPESQSMTADVAYTVHNPHREPIADVHLQVDDDDTLTSVDLGGQALAAHDAPLGYRIYRLSRPLQPDERREFRFRMEFRPKGITNSQAQTRFVDNGSFFNSSLFPSFGYNPRAEIEDRNDRRKRDLGEPRRMPRLEDEAARANTYLGDDGDWIDFSTTVCTAPDQVALAPGYLEREFMRDGRRCFSYSMDQPMLDFYAFLSARWQVKKGVYKDIPIEVYYDARHPFNVDRMIEATQKSLGYFEQNFTPYQHRQFRIIEFPGYASFAQAFANTIPYSESIGFITDLRDPDNIDYVFYVTTHEAAHQWWAHQVIGANVQGATMLSETLAQYSALMVMEQEYGRANMRQFLRYELDRYLGGRGGERIEELPLYRNENQQYIHYQKGALVMYRLREELGEAAVNRALRRFLQDKGYQRAPFTTSRELVAYFRDEASPAQQALITDLFEKIVFYDNRVVEATSKQRADGRYDVTLRLHAAKREADGKGRETPAELDDWIEIGVFARGPSGKERDEKVLYLERHHVTTGDPVVTVTVDEAPFEAGFDPYNKLIDRVADDNRRKVAM; this is translated from the coding sequence ATGATCCTCGAATTCTTCCGTTTCGAGTTGCGCGAACAACTGCGCTCGCCGCTGCTGTGGTTCCTGGCGGTGCTGTTCGCGCTGCTGGGCTTCGGCGCCGCGGCCAGCGATGCGGTACAACTCGGCGGCGGCATCGGCAATGTCCATCGCAACGCGCCGATCGTGGTCGCGCAGTGGCTGACGGTGTTCACCCTGCTGGGCATGCTGATCGTGCCGATCTTCGTGAGCGCGGCGCTGCTGCGCGACTTCGAGCAGGGCACGGCGGAACTCTTCTTCGCCAGTCCGATCCGCCGTCGCGACTACCTGATGGGTCGGCTGGCGGCGGCGATGCTGGCGAGCGTGGTGGTGTACCTGGTGATCGCGCTCGGCATCTTCGTCGCCCAGTTCATGCCCTGGATCGACGAGGCGCGGCTGGGGCCGGCGTCGCTGCGGCCCTACCTGTGGGCGTTCGCGGTGATGGTGCTGCCGAACCTGGCGTTCACCGGCGGCCTGCTGGCGCTGCTGGCGGCCCTGACGCGTTCGATCCTCTGGGTCTACCTGGGCGTCATCGGCTTCTTCGTGCTGTACGGCGTCAGCGCCGCGCTGATGCGCGACCTCGACAACGTCTGGCTGGCGACCCTGCTAGAACCGCTCGGCATCCGTGCCTTCGCGCGTACGATCCGCTACTGGTCGGCGGAGGAGCGCAACACGGGGCTTCCGGCCCTGGCCGGCTACCTGCTGGCCAACCGCGCGCTGTGGATTGCGCTGGGGCTGGCGCTGTTCGCCGCCACGTTCGCGCTTTTCCGCACCGAGCGCACCGGCACCGGGCGCGGACTGTGGCGTCGCAAGGCCCGCAACTTGATGCCCGCCGAGATCCCGCCGCCGACCGTGCCGGCGCCTGCCCCGCCGCGGGTCGCACCGTCGTTCGGCCGCGGCACCGCGCTGCACCAGTTCCTGCACCAGGTGCGCTTCGACACGTCGGGCGTGCTGCGCAGCGTGCCGTTCCTGGTGATGCTGGCGTTCGGCCTGGCCAACTTCATCCCCACCGCGCTGTCGATCCAGTCGATGTACGGCACCGACGTGTACCCGGTGACCTCGCGGATGCTGGATGCGCTGCGCGGCAGCTTCAGCTTCCTGCTGGTGATCATCGTCATGTTCTACGCCGGCGAACTGGTGTGGAAGGAACGCGCGGCGAAGATCCACGAAGTCACCGACGCCGCCCCGTTCCCCGGCTGGGTGCCGCTGGCCGCCAAGTTCTGCGTGATCGTCGCGGTGGTGCTTCTCTTCCACGCGATCGGCATGCTCGCCTCCATCGCGATCCAGCTGGCCAAGGGGTTCACCGCGATCGAACCGGCGCTGTACGGCAAGGCCCTGCTGCTCGATTCGGTCCCGTTCGTGCTGATGGGTGGCATGGGGCTGGTGCTGCAGGTGCTGGCGAACAACAAGTTCATCGGTTACGGCCTGCTGGTGCTGGTGGTGCTGTCGCAGATCGTGCTGGGCGTGCTCGACTTCACCCACAACCTGTACACCTTCGGCAGCTGGCCGAATGCGCCGTATTCGGACATGAACGGCTACGGCCACTTCCTCGCGGGGCAGCTGTGGTTCCAGGGCTACTGGGGCGTGCTGCTGCTGGCGCTGCTGTTGCTGAGTGCCGGGCTGTGGGTGCGCGGGGTCGACCAGGGCTGGCGCCAGCGCCGGGCGCAACTGCGCGCGCGCATGCGTGGCGGGCTCGGCGTGGCCTTCGTCGCGGCGCTGGCGGGGTTCGCCGGCATCGGTGCCTGGCTGTTCTGGAACACCAATGTCCGCAACGAGTACATCTCGCCGGAAGGCCAGCTCGACCTGATGGCGCGTTACGAGAAGGAGTACAAGCAGTACGAGCAGCTGCCGCAGCCGAAGATCGTGGCCAGCCGACCGCTGGTCGACCTGCGGCCCGAGAGCCAGTCGATGACGGCCGATGTGGCCTACACCGTGCACAATCCGCACCGCGAGCCGATCGCCGACGTCCACCTGCAGGTGGACGACGACGACACGCTCACGTCGGTCGACCTCGGCGGGCAGGCCCTGGCCGCGCACGACGCGCCGCTCGGCTACCGGATCTACCGCCTGTCGCGCCCGCTGCAGCCGGACGAGCGGCGCGAGTTCCGCTTCCGAATGGAGTTCCGTCCCAAGGGCATCACCAATTCCCAGGCGCAGACCCGGTTCGTCGACAACGGCAGCTTCTTCAACAGCAGCCTGTTCCCGTCGTTCGGCTACAACCCGCGTGCCGAGATCGAGGATCGCAACGACCGGCGCAAGCGCGACCTCGGCGAGCCGCGGCGGATGCCCAGACTGGAGGACGAGGCCGCGCGCGCCAACACCTACCTCGGCGACGACGGCGACTGGATCGATTTCTCGACCACGGTCTGCACCGCACCCGACCAGGTGGCGCTGGCGCCGGGCTATCTCGAGCGCGAGTTCATGCGCGACGGACGCCGCTGCTTCAGCTATTCCATGGACCAGCCGATGCTCGACTTCTACGCCTTCCTGTCGGCGCGCTGGCAGGTGAAGAAGGGCGTCTACAAGGACATCCCGATCGAGGTGTACTACGACGCCAGGCACCCGTTCAACGTGGACCGCATGATCGAGGCGACGCAGAAGTCGCTGGGGTATTTCGAGCAGAACTTCACCCCATACCAGCACCGCCAGTTCCGGATCATAGAGTTCCCGGGCTATGCCAGCTTCGCGCAGGCGTTCGCCAACACGATCCCGTACTCAGAGTCGATCGGATTCATCACCGATCTGCGCGACCCGGACAATATCGACTACGTGTTCTACGTCACCACGCACGAGGCCGCGCACCAGTGGTGGGCGCACCAGGTGATCGGCGCCAACGTGCAGGGCGCGACCATGCTGTCGGAGACCCTGGCGCAGTACTCGGCGCTGATGGTGATGGAGCAGGAATACGGGCGCGCCAACATGCGGCAGTTCCTGCGCTACGAACTGGATCGCTACCTGGGAGGACGCGGAGGCGAGCGGATCGAGGAATTGCCGCTGTACCGCAACGAGAACCAGCAGTACATCCATTACCAGAAGGGTGCTCTGGTGATGTACCGGCTTCGCGAAGAACTCGGCGAGGCCGCGGTGAACCGCGCGCTGCGCCGCTTCCTGCAGGACAAGGGCTACCAGCGGGCGCCGTTCACGACCTCGCGCGAGCTGGTGGCCTACTTCCGCGATGAGGCCTCGCCCGCACAGCAGGCGCTGATCACCGACCTGTTCGAGAAGATCGTGTTCTACGACAACCGCGTGGTCGAGGCGACGTCGAAGCAGCGTGCCGACGGCAGGTACGACGTGACGCTGCGCCTGCACGCGGCCAAGCGCGAGGCCGACGGCAAGGGCAGGGAGACGCCGGCGGAACTGGACGACTGGATCGAGATCGGCGTGTTCGCGC
- a CDS encoding ABC transporter ATP-binding protein, whose product MLAIRDLCKTYANGVHALDHVSLDIPRGMFGLLGPNGAGKSSLMRTLATLQEADSGSATLEGADGTPIDVLRDKDAVRRQLGYLPQDFGVYPKVSAEDLLEHFAVLKGLTARAQRREVVDGLLKQVNLWDARKRKLGGFSGGMRQRFGIAQALLGNPRLVIVDEPTAGLDPEERNRFLNLLADIGEQVAVILSTHIVEDVTDLCPTMAIMNRGRVLLTGRPADAIAELREQVWRKQVSKEALPGYEASHTVLSTRLVGGQPVIHVFSGQRPEEGFERIDPDLEDVYFRQLRLQRQAA is encoded by the coding sequence ATGCTCGCGATCCGCGACCTGTGCAAGACCTACGCCAACGGCGTGCATGCGCTCGACCACGTGAGCCTGGACATCCCGCGCGGGATGTTCGGCCTGCTGGGACCCAACGGCGCCGGCAAGTCCTCGCTGATGCGCACGCTGGCGACGCTGCAGGAGGCCGACAGTGGCAGCGCCACGCTCGAAGGCGCCGACGGCACGCCGATCGACGTGCTTCGCGACAAGGACGCGGTGCGACGCCAGCTCGGCTACCTGCCGCAGGATTTCGGCGTGTATCCGAAGGTCAGCGCCGAGGACCTGCTCGAGCACTTCGCGGTGCTCAAGGGGCTCACCGCACGCGCGCAACGACGCGAGGTGGTCGACGGCCTGCTGAAGCAGGTCAACCTGTGGGATGCGCGCAAGCGCAAGCTCGGCGGCTTCTCCGGCGGCATGCGCCAGCGCTTCGGCATCGCCCAGGCGTTGCTCGGCAATCCGCGGCTGGTGATCGTCGACGAGCCGACCGCCGGACTCGACCCGGAGGAGCGCAATCGTTTCCTCAACCTGCTGGCCGACATCGGCGAACAGGTGGCGGTGATCCTGTCGACGCACATCGTCGAGGACGTGACCGACCTGTGTCCGACGATGGCGATCATGAACAGGGGCCGGGTGCTGCTCACCGGCCGGCCGGCCGACGCCATCGCTGAACTGCGCGAACAGGTGTGGCGCAAGCAGGTGAGCAAGGAGGCGCTACCGGGTTACGAGGCCAGCCACACCGTGCTGTCGACGCGGCTGGTCGGTGGACAACCCGTGATCCACGTGTTCAGCGGGCAACGCCCGGAGGAAGGCTTCGAGCGTATCGATCCCGATCTCGAGGACGTCTACTTCCGCCAGTTGCGCCTGCAGCGCCAGGCGGCCTGA
- a CDS encoding MBL fold metallo-hydrolase RNA specificity domain-containing protein — MRVHFHGAAGEVTGSMHLVEAAGKRVLLDCGMIQGGSANEARNFDPFPFDPASIDALVVSHAHIDHIGRIPRLVWQGFRGPVFIQRAGADLMPIMLLDAASLAENDADRENRRRRAGEPEAMPLFTRDDVHDVLALLQPIAYDARTQILPGVEIAFRDAGHILGSSIVELWADDRKLVFSGDLGPRGTPILRDPVQVREADLVLMESTYGDRNHRDRIDTIHEFGELLEQAWNGRGKVLIPAFAVGRSQELLYWFARYWDEWKLSRWRIFLDSPMAAKVVSVYDRHQRLFDAEAQKVWKDHPTPFNLPNLHITASTEESIAINRIENGAIVIAGSGMANGGRILHHFRHNIDRRDTHVVFVGYQAEGTLGRRLVDGAKWVRIHGHDHRVGARIHTIGGLSAHTDQRGLIEWYEGFEGKPPLVLVHGEDRAREALAGELGERDGIDVRLARPGMVVEV; from the coding sequence ATGCGGGTGCATTTCCACGGCGCGGCGGGCGAGGTCACCGGTTCGATGCACCTGGTCGAGGCCGCGGGAAAGCGGGTGCTGCTTGACTGCGGCATGATCCAGGGCGGCAGCGCGAACGAAGCCCGCAACTTCGATCCGTTCCCGTTCGATCCCGCTTCGATCGACGCGCTGGTGGTGAGCCACGCCCACATCGACCACATCGGCCGCATTCCGCGGCTGGTCTGGCAGGGCTTCCGCGGGCCGGTGTTCATCCAGCGGGCCGGCGCCGACCTGATGCCGATCATGCTGCTCGATGCGGCGTCGCTGGCCGAGAATGATGCCGACCGCGAGAACCGCAGGCGCCGCGCCGGCGAGCCCGAGGCGATGCCGCTGTTCACGCGCGACGACGTGCACGACGTGCTCGCGCTGCTGCAGCCGATTGCCTACGACGCGCGCACGCAGATCCTGCCGGGGGTGGAGATCGCATTTCGCGATGCCGGCCACATCCTCGGTTCATCGATCGTCGAATTGTGGGCCGACGATCGCAAGCTGGTGTTCTCCGGCGACCTCGGCCCCCGCGGCACGCCGATCCTGCGCGACCCGGTGCAGGTGCGCGAGGCCGACCTGGTGCTGATGGAATCCACCTACGGCGATCGCAACCACCGCGACCGCATCGACACCATCCACGAATTCGGCGAGCTGCTCGAGCAGGCATGGAACGGGCGGGGCAAGGTGCTGATCCCCGCGTTCGCGGTCGGTCGTTCGCAGGAACTGCTGTACTGGTTCGCCCGATACTGGGACGAGTGGAAACTCTCGCGCTGGCGGATCTTCCTCGACAGCCCGATGGCGGCGAAGGTGGTGTCGGTGTACGACCGCCACCAGCGTCTGTTCGATGCCGAGGCGCAGAAGGTCTGGAAAGACCACCCGACCCCGTTCAACCTGCCCAACCTGCACATCACCGCCTCGACCGAGGAATCGATCGCGATCAACCGCATCGAGAACGGCGCGATCGTGATCGCCGGCAGCGGCATGGCCAACGGCGGCCGCATCCTGCATCACTTCCGCCACAACATCGACCGGCGCGACACCCATGTGGTGTTCGTCGGCTACCAGGCCGAAGGCACGCTCGGCCGACGCCTGGTCGACGGCGCGAAATGGGTGCGCATCCATGGCCACGACCACCGCGTGGGTGCGCGCATCCACACCATCGGCGGCCTGTCGGCGCACACCGACCAGCGTGGCCTGATCGAATGGTACGAAGGTTTCGAAGGCAAGCCTCCGCTGGTGCTGGTGCACGGCGAGGACAGGGCCCGCGAAGCGCTGGCGGGCGAGCTCGGCGAGCGCGACGGCATCGACGTGCGGCTGGCGCGTCCGGGGATGGTCGTCGAGGTCTGA